GCTCTTGGCCTGATTATAAAGGTGGTTCCATCGACCAGATCAGTGAGGCTGTAGAAACAATTCTTCATAATCCGGATTCCCGACGCATCATTGTCAGTGCTTGGAATGTGGGGGATCTTGACAATATGAATCTCCCTCCTTGCCATGCGTTCTTTCAATTCTATGTGGCAAACGGACGGTTAAGCCTCCAACTCTATCAACGTAGTGCGGACATTTTTCTTGGTGTACCTTTCAATATTGCGTCTTATGCTCTACTGTTGCAGATGATGGCACAGATAACCGGATTGAAGGCAGGAGACTTCATTCATACGCTTGGTGATGCGCATATTTATCTGAATCATCTGGAGCAGGTGAAACTACAACTTTCCCGTGAACCACGCCCATTGCCACAAATGAAAATAAACCCGGACGTGAAGAGTATCTTTGATTTCCAATATGAAGATTTCGAATTGGTAAATTACGACCCGCATCCGCATATTGCCGGTAAAGTTTCTGTTTAACAAATCATAAATCCAATCATGGTTAGTATCATCGCCG
The nucleotide sequence above comes from Bacteroides intestinalis DSM 17393. Encoded proteins:
- a CDS encoding thymidylate synthase, whose protein sequence is MKQYLDLLNRVLTEGIHKEDRTGTGTISVFGHQMRFNMDEGFPCLTTKKLHLKSIIYELLWFLNGDTNAKYLQDHGVRIWNEWADENGELGHIYGYQWRSWPDYKGGSIDQISEAVETILHNPDSRRIIVSAWNVGDLDNMNLPPCHAFFQFYVANGRLSLQLYQRSADIFLGVPFNIASYALLLQMMAQITGLKAGDFIHTLGDAHIYLNHLEQVKLQLSREPRPLPQMKINPDVKSIFDFQYEDFELVNYDPHPHIAGKVSV